A genomic segment from Luteibacter aegosomatis encodes:
- the katG gene encoding catalase/peroxidase HPI, whose protein sequence is MSSESKCPFNHTAGGGTTNSDWWPKRLRVDLLNQHSSRSNPMDADFDYAEAFEALDLAAVKKDLEKVMTDSQDWWPADFGHYGPLFVRMAWHSAGTYRIEDGRGGGGRGQQRFAPLNSWPDNVSLDKARRLLWPVKQKYGRALSWADLLILTGNVALESMGFKTFGFGGGREDTWEPDQDVYWGNETTWLGGDIRYGKHAAQTKDAEEAPKPKPADEGVVTADAELHGHEHSRTDGGRNLENPLAAVQMGLIYVNPEGPDGNPDPVAAAHDIRVTFGRMAMNDEETVALIAGGHTFGKTHGAGPSDNVASEPEGAELAEQGLGWRNSYGSGKGRDTITSGLEVTWTQQPTKWTNLFFENLFKYEWELEKSPAGANQWVAKNADDSVPDAHGGPNKRPTMLTTDLSLRMDPAYEKISRRFLEHPEQFADAFARAWFKLTHRDMGPRSRYLGPEVPEEVLIWQDPVPEASHPPLAESDIKALKEKVLASGLSVSDLVSTAWASASTFRGGDKRGGGNGARIRLAPQKDWKVNRPDQLKKVLDTLEGVRKDFGKPVSLADLIVLAGGAAIEKAAKAAGHDVTVPFSPGRTDATQEQTDVESFAPLEPVADGFRNFVKERYAVPAEALLIDKAQKLTLTAPEMTVLVGGLRVLGANADGSQLGVLTDRPGTLSNDFFRNLLDMGTEWKPSSAAAESFNGSERGTGKPRWTASRVDLVFGSNSVLRALAEVYASADAEKKFIDDFVDAWAKVMNLDRYDLRKKKGSAAERKAA, encoded by the coding sequence ATGTCCAGCGAGTCCAAGTGCCCGTTCAACCACACCGCCGGCGGCGGTACGACCAACAGCGACTGGTGGCCCAAGCGGCTGCGCGTCGACCTGCTGAACCAGCATTCGTCGCGATCCAACCCGATGGATGCCGACTTCGATTATGCCGAGGCGTTCGAAGCGCTCGACCTGGCCGCGGTGAAGAAAGACCTCGAGAAGGTCATGACCGATTCGCAGGACTGGTGGCCGGCCGACTTCGGCCACTATGGCCCCCTCTTCGTCCGCATGGCCTGGCACAGCGCCGGCACCTATCGCATCGAGGACGGACGCGGCGGCGGCGGACGCGGCCAGCAACGTTTCGCTCCCCTGAACAGCTGGCCCGACAACGTGAGCCTCGACAAGGCTCGCCGCCTCCTCTGGCCGGTGAAGCAGAAATACGGCCGCGCGCTCTCCTGGGCCGACCTGCTCATCCTCACCGGCAACGTCGCGCTGGAGAGCATGGGCTTCAAGACCTTCGGCTTCGGCGGCGGACGCGAAGACACCTGGGAACCCGACCAGGACGTCTACTGGGGCAACGAAACGACCTGGCTGGGCGGCGATATCCGCTACGGCAAGCACGCGGCGCAAACCAAGGATGCCGAAGAGGCGCCCAAGCCCAAGCCGGCCGACGAGGGCGTGGTCACCGCCGACGCCGAACTCCACGGCCACGAGCACAGCCGCACCGACGGCGGGCGCAACCTGGAGAATCCCCTCGCCGCCGTGCAGATGGGCCTGATCTACGTCAACCCGGAAGGCCCGGACGGCAACCCCGATCCCGTGGCGGCGGCGCACGATATCCGCGTCACCTTCGGCCGCATGGCGATGAACGACGAAGAGACCGTCGCGCTGATCGCGGGCGGCCACACGTTCGGCAAGACGCACGGCGCCGGCCCGTCCGACAACGTGGCGTCCGAACCCGAGGGCGCTGAGCTCGCCGAACAGGGCCTGGGCTGGCGCAACAGTTACGGCAGCGGCAAGGGCCGCGACACGATCACCAGCGGCCTGGAAGTCACCTGGACGCAGCAGCCCACGAAGTGGACCAACCTCTTCTTCGAGAACCTGTTCAAGTACGAGTGGGAACTGGAAAAGAGTCCCGCCGGCGCGAACCAGTGGGTGGCCAAGAACGCCGACGACAGCGTTCCCGATGCGCACGGCGGCCCCAACAAGCGCCCCACCATGCTCACCACCGACCTGTCGCTGCGCATGGACCCCGCCTACGAGAAGATTTCGCGCCGATTCCTGGAGCATCCCGAACAGTTCGCCGATGCGTTCGCGCGCGCCTGGTTCAAGCTCACCCACCGCGACATGGGCCCGCGCTCGCGCTACCTCGGCCCGGAAGTGCCCGAGGAAGTGCTGATCTGGCAGGACCCCGTCCCCGAGGCCAGCCATCCGCCGCTCGCCGAATCCGACATCAAGGCGCTCAAGGAAAAGGTGCTGGCGTCGGGCCTCAGCGTGTCGGACCTGGTATCGACGGCCTGGGCCTCGGCGTCCACCTTCCGCGGCGGCGACAAGCGTGGCGGCGGTAACGGTGCGCGCATCCGCCTGGCGCCGCAGAAAGACTGGAAGGTCAACCGCCCCGACCAGCTGAAGAAGGTACTGGATACGCTTGAAGGCGTCCGCAAGGACTTCGGCAAGCCGGTGTCGCTGGCCGACCTGATCGTGCTGGCGGGCGGTGCCGCCATCGAGAAGGCCGCCAAGGCCGCCGGCCACGACGTGACCGTGCCGTTCTCCCCGGGCCGCACCGATGCCACGCAGGAGCAGACCGACGTCGAGTCGTTCGCGCCGTTGGAACCGGTCGCCGACGGCTTCCGCAACTTCGTGAAGGAGCGTTACGCCGTACCGGCCGAAGCGCTGCTCATCGACAAGGCGCAGAAGCTGACGCTCACCGCGCCCGAAATGACGGTACTGGTAGGTGGCCTGCGCGTGCTCGGCGCGAATGCCGACGGCAGCCAGCTCGGCGTGCTCACCGATCGCCCCGGTACGCTGAGCAACGACTTCTTCCGCAACCTGCTCGACATGGGCACGGAGTGGAAGCCCTCGTCGGCCGCCGCCGAATCGTTCAACGGCAGCGAGCGAGGCACCGGCAAACCACGCTGGACCGCGAGCCGCGTCGATCTCGTCTTCGGCTCGAACTCGGTGTTGCGTGCGCTTGCCGAGGTATACGCCAGCGCGGACGCCGAGAAGAAGTTCATCGACGACTTCGTCGACGCCTGGGCGAAGGTGATGAACCTGGATCGTTACGATCTGCGCAAGAAGAAAGGGTCGGCTGCGGAACGCAAGGCGGCATGA
- a CDS encoding D-2-hydroxyacid dehydrogenase family protein gives MPGPTRPKVAILDDYQGVALRMADWSILDGRAEVVAFDDHLARVDDVVERLRPFDVVCVMRERTPLTRDVIDRLPNLKLIASTGRANASIDTAAAAERGIEVTHTDYSSTPTIELTWALILAMVRNLAIENRSLRDGGWQVGLGTELAGKTLGLLGLGHIGSAVGVIAQAFRMNVIAWSQNLTAERAAEKGVRLVDKDTLFGESDILSIHVRLSDRTQGLVGAPELALMRPTSRLVNTSRGPIVDNGALLAALRQRRIAGAAIDVFDTEPLPLDDPFRSLDNLLATPHIGYVTAEMYRTFYGDALRHIVAWVESGVRKKP, from the coding sequence ATGCCCGGTCCAACGCGTCCCAAGGTCGCCATTCTCGACGATTACCAGGGCGTCGCCCTGCGCATGGCGGACTGGTCCATCCTCGACGGACGAGCGGAGGTGGTGGCATTCGACGATCACCTCGCCCGTGTCGACGACGTCGTCGAGCGTCTGCGGCCCTTCGACGTGGTGTGCGTCATGCGCGAGCGCACGCCGCTCACGCGAGACGTGATCGACCGCCTGCCGAACCTGAAACTCATCGCATCGACGGGACGGGCCAACGCGTCCATCGATACGGCCGCCGCCGCCGAACGCGGCATCGAGGTCACGCACACCGACTATTCGTCCACGCCGACCATCGAGCTGACCTGGGCGCTGATCCTGGCAATGGTGCGCAACCTCGCCATCGAAAACCGTTCGTTGCGCGATGGCGGCTGGCAGGTGGGCCTGGGCACGGAACTGGCGGGCAAGACGCTCGGTCTGCTGGGCCTGGGCCATATCGGTTCGGCGGTGGGCGTCATCGCGCAGGCGTTCCGCATGAACGTGATCGCCTGGAGCCAGAACCTCACCGCCGAGCGCGCGGCGGAGAAGGGCGTACGGCTCGTCGACAAGGACACGCTGTTCGGCGAATCGGACATCCTGTCGATCCACGTGCGCCTGAGTGATCGCACGCAGGGTCTGGTGGGCGCGCCGGAACTAGCCCTGATGAGGCCGACGAGTCGCCTGGTGAATACGTCGCGCGGGCCGATCGTCGATAACGGGGCATTGCTTGCCGCGCTTCGGCAGCGTCGCATCGCGGGCGCCGCCATCGACGTCTTCGATACCGAACCGCTGCCTCTCGACGATCCCTTCCGGTCGCTCGATAACCTGCTTGCCACGCCGCACATCGGCTACGTCACTGCCGAGATGTACCGGACGTTTTATGGGGATGCGTTGCGTCACATCGTGGCGTGGGTCGAAAGCGGCGTGCGCAAAAAGCCGTAG
- a CDS encoding catalase gives MKKLSIGTLAFALACTLVGAAHAQQTHLTTDGGAPVGDNQNSQTAGPAGPVLLQDSHLIEKLQRFDRERIPERVVHARGTGAFGSFMPSVDISDLTRAKVFTPGITTPVFVRFSTVMGYRGSPEQARDPRGFAIKFYTQEGNWDMVGINWPIFFIRDAIKFPDFVHANKPSAVTGVQDPELAFDFFAHTPEATNMLTHLYTVEGMPDSYRHMDGFAVHAFKFVNAKGEVHYVKFHWKSQQGIHGFKPAEIGPSIGKDWNLMTNDLYGAIRKGDDPKWDLYVQVLTPDELTKFDFDGLDDTKVWTGVPERKIGTMTLDRVPDNYFESTEESAFAPSRLVPGIEPSEDRMLQGRLFAYADTQMYRLGANYNSLPINRPAVPVRNEDQDGAMNASGRKGETNYEPSGIAEVSEDPSAKGVRTPLAGTTQQQKTSKPRDFFQAGEYYRSLSAQDRTFLVTALGDDLAKVRTQDNLYRMLSYFYRADHEYGERLAKAVHADLAKVKTLSDTLQD, from the coding sequence TTGAAGAAGCTATCCATCGGAACGCTGGCGTTCGCGCTGGCATGTACGCTCGTCGGCGCGGCCCACGCGCAGCAAACCCATCTGACCACCGACGGCGGTGCACCGGTGGGCGACAACCAGAATTCGCAGACCGCCGGCCCGGCGGGCCCCGTGCTGCTGCAGGACTCGCACCTGATCGAGAAACTGCAACGCTTCGACCGCGAGCGCATTCCCGAGCGCGTGGTGCATGCGCGCGGCACCGGCGCCTTCGGCAGCTTCATGCCCAGCGTGGATATCTCCGACCTCACCCGCGCGAAGGTGTTCACCCCGGGCATCACCACGCCGGTGTTCGTGCGCTTCTCCACGGTGATGGGTTATCGCGGTTCGCCCGAGCAGGCCCGCGACCCGCGCGGCTTCGCCATCAAGTTCTACACGCAGGAAGGCAACTGGGACATGGTCGGCATCAACTGGCCGATCTTCTTCATCCGCGACGCGATCAAATTCCCCGACTTCGTGCACGCGAACAAGCCCAGCGCGGTCACCGGCGTGCAGGATCCGGAACTGGCCTTCGACTTCTTTGCGCACACGCCCGAAGCCACCAACATGCTCACCCACCTCTACACGGTGGAAGGCATGCCGGACTCCTACCGCCACATGGACGGCTTCGCCGTGCATGCCTTCAAGTTCGTCAACGCGAAGGGCGAGGTGCACTACGTCAAGTTCCACTGGAAGAGCCAGCAGGGCATCCACGGCTTCAAGCCGGCCGAGATCGGACCGTCCATCGGCAAGGACTGGAACCTGATGACCAACGATCTCTATGGCGCCATCCGCAAGGGCGACGATCCGAAATGGGATCTCTACGTGCAGGTGCTGACGCCCGATGAGCTGACGAAGTTCGATTTCGACGGCCTGGACGACACCAAGGTCTGGACCGGCGTACCTGAGCGCAAGATCGGCACCATGACGCTGGATCGCGTGCCCGACAACTACTTCGAAAGCACCGAGGAATCCGCCTTCGCGCCATCACGCCTCGTGCCGGGCATCGAGCCGTCGGAAGACCGCATGCTCCAGGGCCGCCTCTTCGCCTACGCCGACACGCAGATGTACCGGCTCGGCGCGAACTACAACAGCCTGCCCATCAACCGCCCCGCGGTGCCCGTCCGCAACGAGGACCAGGACGGCGCGATGAACGCGAGCGGACGCAAGGGCGAGACCAACTACGAGCCGTCGGGCATCGCCGAAGTGTCGGAAGATCCGTCGGCCAAGGGCGTCCGCACGCCTCTGGCCGGCACCACGCAGCAGCAGAAGACCAGCAAGCCGCGCGATTTCTTCCAGGCGGGCGAGTATTACCGCAGCCTCTCGGCGCAGGACCGGACGTTCCTGGTCACGGCGCTGGGCGACGATCTCGCGAAGGTGCGCACGCAGGACAACCTCTACCGCATGCTGTCGTATTTCTACCGCGCGGACCACGAGTACGGCGAGCGTCTGGCGAAGGCGGTGCACGCGGACCTCGCCAAGGTGAAGACCTTGTCCGACACGCTTCAGGACTGA
- a CDS encoding ankyrin repeat domain-containing protein: protein MTMLRFLRSPRCWLPTLVVLVAAGTWFMSPRLRLAVRGVEPSAIAATQRVDAHRYDDAWFDAARVGRIDILDALLDAGYPIDAKTPAGYTATILAAYDDQPAALDHLLARGANACLGDRNGNTALMGALYKGQMDIAARLLSTHCPVDQANNAGETALSFAVMFGRLQMLQPLLQRGADPSHRDRQGDTPYRVAEKQGNDVAMQALHRIVEGRSLPARPHRSGIADLP, encoded by the coding sequence ATGACGATGCTCCGCTTCCTTCGATCCCCTCGGTGCTGGCTGCCCACGCTCGTCGTGCTGGTGGCCGCGGGCACATGGTTCATGTCGCCGCGCCTTCGCCTCGCCGTGCGCGGCGTGGAGCCGTCGGCCATCGCCGCCACCCAGCGTGTCGACGCGCACCGCTACGACGATGCCTGGTTCGACGCGGCACGCGTGGGGCGCATCGACATCCTCGACGCGCTGCTGGACGCGGGATATCCCATCGACGCCAAGACGCCTGCCGGCTACACGGCGACGATCCTGGCCGCCTACGACGACCAGCCCGCCGCGCTCGATCATCTCCTGGCGCGCGGCGCGAATGCATGCCTCGGCGACCGTAACGGCAACACCGCGCTCATGGGCGCCCTGTACAAGGGCCAGATGGACATCGCGGCGCGGCTGCTTTCCACTCACTGCCCCGTCGACCAGGCCAACAACGCGGGCGAGACCGCGCTTTCGTTCGCCGTGATGTTCGGCAGGCTGCAGATGCTCCAGCCGCTGCTGCAGCGAGGCGCCGATCCGTCGCATCGCGACCGCCAGGGGGATACGCCTTACCGCGTGGCCGAAAAGCAGGGCAACGATGTCGCCATGCAGGCCCTGCACCGGATCGTCGAGGGCCGCTCCCTGCCCGCGCGCCCCCACCGAAGCGGGATCGCCGACCTACCTTGA
- a CDS encoding TetR/AcrR family transcriptional regulator: MTTQQRLIDSARRFIQTRGYNGFSYADVAEEVNVRKASIHHHFPSKSDLASAVVEESRAIIVQQINFLAEGSFNPEEQLRMYTGYWEKCIADASAPFCVAGMLAAELPTLPDDLATHVRAHFRDLSHWLETVLTKGAQLGLFELQASARLEAESFMSMVYGAMLAARAYGDPKVFADIVENGLRKLLQVPAPSR, encoded by the coding sequence ATGACTACTCAGCAGCGACTCATCGATTCGGCCCGCCGTTTCATCCAGACGCGTGGCTACAACGGTTTCAGCTATGCCGACGTCGCCGAAGAGGTGAACGTGCGCAAGGCGAGCATCCACCACCACTTTCCGTCGAAGTCCGACCTGGCCAGCGCGGTGGTGGAGGAGTCGCGGGCGATCATCGTCCAGCAGATCAACTTCCTCGCCGAGGGCAGCTTCAATCCGGAAGAGCAGTTGCGGATGTACACGGGCTATTGGGAAAAGTGCATCGCCGACGCGTCCGCCCCGTTCTGCGTGGCGGGCATGCTCGCGGCGGAACTGCCCACCTTGCCCGACGATCTCGCGACGCATGTCCGCGCGCATTTTCGCGATCTGTCGCACTGGCTCGAAACCGTGCTGACCAAGGGCGCGCAGCTCGGGCTGTTCGAGCTGCAGGCCTCCGCCCGGCTCGAAGCCGAGTCGTTCATGTCGATGGTCTACGGCGCCATGCTGGCCGCGCGCGCCTACGGCGATCCGAAGGTGTTCGCGGACATCGTGGAGAACGGGCTGAGGAAGCTCCTGCAGGTGCCCGCGCCCTCAAGGTAG